Proteins co-encoded in one Arthrobacter sp. ERGS1:01 genomic window:
- a CDS encoding N-acetylglucosamine kinase, translating into MINYLAIDAGGTSTRAVFLSARGECLGYGISGGGNPVSRGFEGAIDSLLEASEKALGGTGNRFHSVTLGMAGASLELPTHLFQQRFITLGLAHEVLIESDLLAAFYSGTYQDNGYALIAGTGAVAARVTESRLAAVADGTGWLLGDDGAGFWLGSQVVRAVAAALDGRGAPTALTELVLAELDITLDPGVRTQGRVGAQQQLIVKIYEMRPIELSRFAPMVFAVRDDAVAADIIERAADALARTLGAVIEADTPGPLVFGGSVLTKGGAVAAAVTARLADKLGAAAGSEPLAPVLVHDGVVGAAVLALKRNGVEVDAAVFGRITESLAALRD; encoded by the coding sequence ATGATTAATTACCTTGCGATTGATGCCGGCGGAACCTCCACGCGGGCAGTGTTTTTAAGTGCCCGCGGCGAGTGCCTCGGCTATGGCATTTCGGGCGGAGGAAACCCGGTTTCCAGGGGATTTGAGGGGGCTATCGACTCACTCCTCGAGGCCTCCGAAAAGGCACTCGGGGGCACCGGCAACCGGTTCCATTCGGTGACCCTCGGAATGGCCGGTGCATCCCTTGAATTGCCGACACATTTGTTTCAGCAACGCTTCATTACGCTCGGACTTGCCCATGAAGTACTGATTGAATCTGATCTATTAGCGGCTTTTTACTCCGGCACCTATCAGGACAATGGATACGCTTTGATAGCCGGAACCGGTGCGGTTGCCGCGCGCGTGACGGAAAGCCGGCTCGCGGCCGTGGCGGACGGCACGGGCTGGCTGCTCGGGGATGACGGGGCGGGATTTTGGCTGGGGAGCCAGGTGGTGCGGGCCGTGGCCGCCGCACTGGACGGCCGCGGGGCTCCCACGGCATTGACGGAGTTGGTGCTGGCCGAGCTGGACATCACCCTGGACCCGGGCGTGCGCACCCAGGGCCGGGTGGGCGCGCAGCAGCAGCTGATAGTCAAGATCTATGAAATGCGGCCCATCGAACTTTCACGCTTTGCGCCCATGGTGTTTGCCGTGCGGGACGACGCTGTGGCGGCGGACATCATCGAACGGGCAGCGGATGCACTGGCCCGGACGCTGGGCGCCGTGATCGAAGCGGATACGCCGGGCCCCCTCGTGTTTGGCGGGAGCGTGTTGACCAAGGGAGGCGCCGTGGCTGCGGCCGTGACGGCGCGGCTGGCGGACAAGCTGGGTGCGGCCGCCGGTTCGGAGCCACTGGCACCGGTTTTGGTCCACGATGGCGTGGTGGGCGCCGCCGTACTCGCACTGAAGCGCAACGGCGTCGAGGTGGACGCCGCCGTGTTCGGCCGCATCACCGAAAGCCTGGCTGCGCTGCGCGATTGA
- a CDS encoding MATE family efflux transporter produces MPETLPGPSAPDASAAGPSAPAPPAGTSQSRAILRLAVPAFGALIAEPLFLLADSAIVGHLGVAELAGVGLAATVLQTAVGLMVFLAYSTTPAVARLLGAGRRADALAVGRDGLWLAALLGVVLAAAGWLTATPLLSALGADGEVLDFARHYLVVSMAGIPAMLVVLAATGVLRGLQDTRTPLVVAGLGFAVNIVLNFALVYGLHMSVAGAALGTVLAQWGMAATYLVMVVRAARAAGVGLRPDWVGVRTVSRVGSWLMVRTLSLRIAIVATVIVATAQGSVNLAAHQLAMTVFSFLAFALDALAIAAQALIGKELGAGNVTAVRALTRTMTRWGLGFGVVTGLALWAASGGVGWIFTTDVGVHHALAAALVVMALGQPLAGYVFVLDGVLIGAGDARYLALAGLANLVIYLPLLFWVQAAQPLENPAALAWLWAAFSLGYMAARALTLGLRARTGRWMRVGAVAGRG; encoded by the coding sequence ATGCCTGAAACCCTGCCCGGCCCCTCCGCGCCGGACGCGTCCGCGGCGGGCCCCTCCGCCCCCGCTCCACCAGCCGGGACCTCGCAGTCCCGGGCGATCCTGCGCCTTGCCGTCCCCGCCTTTGGCGCCCTGATCGCCGAGCCGCTGTTCCTGCTGGCCGACTCCGCGATCGTGGGCCACCTGGGCGTCGCCGAACTGGCGGGCGTGGGGCTCGCGGCCACGGTGCTCCAGACGGCCGTGGGACTTATGGTGTTCCTGGCATATTCCACCACCCCTGCCGTGGCCCGGCTGCTGGGCGCCGGGCGGCGTGCCGACGCCCTTGCCGTGGGCCGCGACGGGCTGTGGCTGGCCGCCCTGCTCGGCGTGGTGCTGGCTGCCGCCGGCTGGCTTACGGCCACCCCGCTGCTCTCCGCACTGGGCGCCGACGGGGAGGTGCTGGACTTTGCCCGGCACTATCTGGTGGTCAGCATGGCCGGGATTCCCGCCATGTTGGTGGTGCTGGCCGCGACGGGCGTATTGCGCGGCCTGCAGGACACACGAACCCCGCTGGTGGTGGCCGGCCTGGGATTTGCGGTCAACATTGTGCTCAATTTTGCCCTGGTTTACGGCTTGCACATGTCCGTGGCCGGCGCCGCCCTGGGCACTGTGCTGGCCCAGTGGGGCATGGCGGCCACGTACCTGGTCATGGTGGTGCGGGCGGCCCGCGCAGCAGGCGTCGGCCTGCGCCCGGACTGGGTGGGCGTGCGCACGGTATCCCGCGTGGGCAGCTGGCTCATGGTGCGCACCTTGTCCCTGCGCATTGCCATCGTGGCCACTGTGATCGTGGCAACGGCCCAGGGCTCCGTCAACCTTGCCGCCCACCAGCTCGCCATGACGGTCTTTTCATTCCTGGCCTTTGCCCTGGACGCCCTGGCCATTGCCGCCCAGGCGCTCATTGGCAAGGAGCTCGGCGCCGGCAATGTCACGGCCGTGCGCGCTCTGACCCGCACCATGACCCGGTGGGGGCTGGGCTTCGGCGTGGTGACCGGCCTGGCCCTGTGGGCGGCGTCCGGGGGAGTCGGCTGGATCTTCACCACCGACGTCGGCGTCCACCACGCGCTGGCCGCGGCCCTGGTGGTCATGGCGTTGGGCCAGCCGCTGGCCGGTTACGTGTTCGTGCTCGACGGCGTCCTGATCGGCGCCGGTGACGCCCGCTACCTGGCGTTGGCCGGGCTGGCCAACCTGGTGATCTACCTCCCGTTGCTGTTCTGGGTCCAGGCGGCCCAGCCGTTGGAGAATCCGGCAGCGCTCGCCTGGCTGTGGGCCGCGTTCAGCCTCGGCTACATGGCCGCCCGTGCCCTGACCCTTGGCCTGCGGGCGCGGACGGGCCGGTGGATGCGGGTCGGGGCCGTGGCGGGCCGCGGCTAG
- a CDS encoding LysR family transcriptional regulator — MELGQLRALREVQARGSIAAAALALHVTASSVSQQLAALQRKAGTALTYKLGRRTALTPAGLALCRAAADVEVALARADAAVESFRESTTEPVSVAAFHSAGLAFFGPLAAMFADDAGPSLRFADQDVAQQDFPALTADYDVVIAHRLPNSPPWPNTVAVTPLALEPLDIAVGAGHRLAGLTSLDPGALRGEQWVSVRQGFPLDGAIEMIGTLAGEEVDVAHRINEFFVAASVVENGRYVSLMPRYTVNRSHFPRLVLIPLREPALGRHIDLLTRPEALERGAVRRVIAELGAIMAGLVDDAGNPGAAGTSGAAGLPATDTV; from the coding sequence ATGGAACTTGGACAATTGAGGGCCCTGCGCGAGGTGCAGGCGAGGGGAAGCATTGCCGCGGCCGCGCTGGCACTGCACGTCACGGCGTCGTCCGTGTCCCAGCAACTGGCGGCCCTGCAGCGCAAGGCGGGGACGGCCCTGACGTACAAACTGGGCCGGCGCACGGCCCTGACCCCGGCCGGGCTGGCGCTGTGCCGGGCAGCGGCCGACGTGGAGGTGGCGCTCGCCCGGGCGGATGCGGCCGTGGAGTCCTTCAGGGAAAGCACCACCGAACCGGTCAGCGTTGCCGCGTTCCACAGTGCCGGGCTGGCGTTCTTCGGCCCGCTCGCTGCGATGTTCGCGGACGACGCCGGCCCCTCCCTGCGCTTTGCCGACCAGGACGTGGCGCAACAGGATTTCCCGGCACTGACCGCCGACTACGATGTGGTCATCGCCCACCGGCTGCCCAACAGCCCGCCGTGGCCGAACACCGTGGCCGTCACGCCGCTGGCCCTTGAACCACTCGACATCGCCGTGGGGGCCGGGCACCGCCTGGCCGGCCTGACGTCGCTGGACCCCGGTGCGCTGCGCGGGGAACAGTGGGTTTCCGTCCGTCAGGGCTTCCCGCTGGACGGCGCCATCGAAATGATCGGCACGCTCGCGGGGGAGGAGGTGGACGTTGCCCACCGGATCAATGAATTCTTCGTGGCCGCATCCGTGGTGGAAAACGGCCGCTACGTTTCCCTGATGCCGCGCTACACGGTGAACCGCAGCCACTTCCCGCGGCTGGTCCTGATTCCGCTGCGCGAACCCGCACTGGGCCGGCACATCGACCTGCTGACCCGGCCCGAGGCCCTCGAACGGGGTGCCGTGCGGCGTGTCATTGCGGAACTGGGGGCCATCATGGCCGGACTCGTGGACGACGCCGGAAACCCGGGCGCAGCCGGAACATCAGGCGCAGCCGGGCTCCCAGCCACCGATACTGTTTAA
- a CDS encoding DMT family transporter, with protein MKNLWNRLGVDAALLAVAVVWGGSYLVAKDLTLAAPVPAVLGWRFLVASAALGVLWAWRVRRLPGRAELWTGALLGLTQAAVLFLETFGVAATRAGNAGLIISLTVIFTPLLDAAASRRWLPRGFFVAAVVCVVGVALLVSADGFRAPNPGDLLMLAAAAVRAGHVTLLGALTRNKPYSSITVTLIQAVVCAAAGIAVNPAAMATAARSFGPAEWLGVLYLGLAASVFAFLIQLWAVRRTSASRASLLMGTEPVWAVLAGVLIAGEHLGWAGAAGAGLIIGGCFAGQRIEARFRATPPVPDGRGDLPGGATGAALVPAATPAVVGHVGKP; from the coding sequence GTGAAGAACTTGTGGAACCGCCTTGGCGTGGACGCCGCCCTGCTGGCCGTGGCCGTGGTGTGGGGCGGCAGCTACCTCGTGGCCAAGGACCTGACCCTTGCCGCACCCGTGCCGGCCGTGCTGGGTTGGCGGTTCCTGGTGGCGTCGGCGGCCCTGGGCGTGTTGTGGGCGTGGCGGGTCAGGCGGCTCCCGGGGCGCGCGGAGCTGTGGACCGGTGCGCTGCTCGGGCTGACACAGGCGGCCGTGCTCTTCCTGGAAACGTTTGGCGTGGCGGCCACCCGGGCCGGAAATGCCGGGCTGATCATTTCCCTGACGGTGATTTTCACGCCGCTGCTCGATGCGGCGGCCTCGCGACGCTGGCTGCCGCGGGGCTTCTTCGTGGCGGCGGTGGTGTGCGTCGTGGGCGTGGCCCTGCTGGTTTCCGCCGACGGGTTCCGGGCACCCAATCCCGGCGACCTGCTCATGCTTGCGGCTGCGGCCGTCCGCGCCGGACACGTCACCCTGCTCGGCGCCCTGACTCGAAACAAGCCCTACAGTTCGATCACCGTCACCCTGATCCAGGCCGTGGTGTGCGCCGCAGCGGGAATCGCCGTCAACCCGGCGGCCATGGCGACGGCGGCCCGCTCCTTTGGCCCCGCCGAATGGTTGGGCGTGCTGTATCTGGGGCTGGCCGCCAGCGTGTTCGCGTTCCTCATCCAGCTCTGGGCCGTGCGGCGCACCTCCGCCTCCCGCGCCAGCCTGCTCATGGGCACCGAACCGGTCTGGGCCGTGCTCGCCGGCGTTCTGATTGCGGGGGAGCACCTCGGCTGGGCGGGCGCCGCCGGAGCCGGGCTGATCATTGGCGGCTGTTTCGCGGGCCAGCGCATCGAGGCGCGGTTCCGGGCCACGCCACCCGTTCCCGACGGGCGTGGTGACCTGCCCGGCGGGGCCACCGGTGCGGCGCTAGTACCCGCCGCCACCCCCGCCGTCGTTGGCCATGTTGGCAAACCGTGA
- the dnaB gene encoding replicative DNA helicase, producing MSAPAMDAVGSSREPDFARTPPQDLVAEQSVLGGMMLSKDAIADVVEVLRGNDFYRPSHESIYEAILDLYGRGEPADAVTVADELTKRTEIAKVGGAAYLHQLIQSVPTAANAGFYAEIVAERAVLRRLVTAGTKIVQMGYAQDGEVEDVVNAAQAEIFAVAERRTTEDYVILKDVMESTVDEIEASGHKGEGMTGVPTGFYEFDELTNGLHPGQMIVIAARPAVGKSTFALDWARSAAIDHNMATVVFSLEMGRNELAMRLLSAEATISLQDLRKGTVKDDQWSKIATTMGKMNDAPLFIDDSPNMSLMEIRAKCRRLKQQHDLKLVILDYLQLMSSGKKVESRQQEVSEFSRALKLLAKELQVPVVALSQLNRGSEQRTDKKPMVSDLRESGSIEQDADMVILLHREDIYDKESARAGEADVIVAKHRNGPTKTLVVAFQGHYSRFANMANDGGGGGGY from the coding sequence ATGTCAGCTCCAGCCATGGATGCGGTTGGTTCATCACGAGAGCCGGACTTCGCCCGGACACCGCCGCAGGATTTGGTGGCGGAACAAAGTGTTCTTGGCGGCATGATGCTGTCCAAGGACGCCATTGCCGACGTCGTCGAGGTTTTGCGCGGCAATGACTTTTACCGGCCCTCCCACGAAAGCATTTACGAGGCCATCCTTGACCTCTATGGCCGCGGCGAACCGGCCGACGCCGTCACGGTGGCCGACGAACTGACCAAGCGCACCGAGATTGCCAAGGTTGGCGGCGCCGCCTACCTGCACCAGCTCATCCAGTCCGTTCCCACCGCGGCCAACGCCGGCTTCTACGCCGAAATCGTCGCCGAACGCGCCGTGCTGCGCCGCCTTGTCACGGCCGGTACCAAGATCGTCCAGATGGGTTACGCCCAGGACGGTGAGGTCGAGGACGTCGTCAACGCCGCGCAGGCGGAAATCTTTGCCGTGGCCGAGCGTCGCACCACCGAGGACTATGTGATCCTCAAGGACGTCATGGAATCCACCGTCGACGAAATTGAGGCCTCGGGCCACAAGGGCGAAGGCATGACCGGCGTGCCCACCGGCTTCTACGAATTTGATGAACTGACCAACGGCCTGCACCCGGGCCAGATGATCGTCATCGCCGCACGTCCGGCCGTCGGTAAAAGTACATTCGCACTTGACTGGGCGCGATCGGCCGCAATCGACCACAACATGGCCACGGTCGTGTTCTCCCTGGAAATGGGCCGGAACGAGCTGGCCATGCGCCTGCTCTCCGCCGAGGCCACCATCAGCCTGCAGGACCTGCGCAAGGGAACCGTCAAGGACGACCAGTGGTCCAAGATCGCCACGACCATGGGCAAGATGAACGACGCCCCGTTGTTCATTGACGATTCGCCCAACATGTCGCTGATGGAGATCCGGGCCAAGTGCCGGCGCCTGAAGCAGCAGCACGATCTCAAGCTGGTGATCCTTGACTATCTCCAGCTCATGTCCTCCGGCAAGAAGGTCGAATCCCGCCAGCAGGAAGTGTCCGAGTTCTCCCGCGCACTGAAGCTGCTGGCCAAGGAGCTACAGGTGCCCGTGGTGGCGCTGTCGCAGCTGAACCGTGGTTCCGAGCAGCGCACCGACAAGAAGCCCATGGTGTCGGACCTTCGTGAATCCGGTTCCATTGAGCAGGATGCCGACATGGTCATCCTGCTGCACCGTGAAGACATCTATGACAAGGAATCGGCGCGCGCCGGCGAGGCCGACGTGATCGTGGCCAAGCACCGTAACGGTCCCACGAAAACCCTTGTGGTCGCGTTCCAGGGCCACTATTCACGGTTTGCCAACATGGCCAACGACGGCGGGGGTGGCGGCGGGTACTAG